In the Malaya genurostris strain Urasoe2022 chromosome 1, Malgen_1.1, whole genome shotgun sequence genome, one interval contains:
- the LOC131431479 gene encoding F-box only protein 11 yields the protein MPSASFSSSRSYVRRSRRKGNRIPLPSRTSALCEPPCQNIPAPNVGAAPTGQQNNGPALPAAPGSGSSANSASSSSSSNSNSSNSTTGSNVNNLNNPNGPSSTSTTSTASPSSLSGSSSSTSSSSQGPSTSSSSSSSSSSSSSAAAASGGGASVSSLSSSTSSSTPPSIPSNAISSVALSEVKQNSNSPYDLRKKSPLAAHDSGSWLAGSSSSGGSSGTGPSSSGGTTSSSTSSSCHSLLQSHQYQSLAYDGNAAYMLPARKRPRRTYSTSTEASSSSIGSASTACAGMTGAAAAAVAAAAGGNPVITSASAVASTLCMQSAAHYLQYEMPDEVLLTIFSYLLEQDLCRVSLVCKRFQTIANDTELWKRLYQNVYEYDMPLFNPEPCKFIFVKSEDSDYANPWKESFRQLYRGIHVRPGYQDRRQQCRSIAYFNTVQAALDHADEKNSVNNSPAGVGGGSNSSSSSSNSNSNANNSSTSNNSVAGAAGGGVAVDGDENYPPENNGSLIFLHHGTYRGEFLVIDSDVALIGAASGNVAESIILERESESTVMFVEGAKHAYVGHMTLKFSPDVTSTVPHHKHYCLEVSENCSPTIDHCIIRSTSVVGAAVCVSGVGANPLIKYCDISDCENVGLYVTDYAQGTYEHNEISRNALAGIWVKNYASPIMRENHIHHGRDVGIFTFDNGMGYFEKNDIHNNRIAGFEVKAGANPTVVKCEIHHGQTGGIYVHENGLGQFIENKIHSNNFAGVWITSNSNPTIRKNEIYNGHQGGVYIFGEGRGLIEHNNIYGNALAGIQIRTTSDPIVRHNKIHHGQHGGIYVHEKGQGLIEENEVYANTLAGVWITTGSTPVLRRNRIHSGKQVGVYFYDNGHGKLEDNDIFNHLYSGVQIRTGSNPVIRGNKIWGGQNGGVLVYNGGLGLLEQNEIFDNAMAGVWIKTDSNPTLKRNKIYDGRDGGICIFNGGKGVLEENDIFRNTQAGVLISTQSHPILKRNRIFDGLAAGVEITNNATATLEFNQIFNNKFGGLCLASGVQPITRGNKIFNNQDEVEKAVSGGQCLYKISSYTSFPMHDFYRCHTCNTTDRNAICVNCIKTCHSGHDVEFIRHDRFFCDCGAGTLTNQCQLQGEPTQDTDTLYDSAAPMESHTLMVN from the exons cacTCTGCGAGCCACCATGCCAGAACATTCCTGCACCGAACGTGGGTGCTGCTCCGACTGGACAGCAGAACAACGGTCCAGCACTGCCGGCGGCCCCCGGTTCAGGATCATCTGCCAATTCTGCCTCTTCCAGCTCAtctagtaacagtaacagtagcaactccaccaccggcagtaatgtaaataatctgaaCAATCCGAACGGACCGAGCAGCACAAGTACCACCAGCACAGCGTCCCCGTCTTCTTTGTCTGGGTCCTCGTCGtcgacgtcgtcgtcgtcccAGGGACCCTCCACttcatcgtcatcgtcgtcgtcgtcgtcgtcatcgtcgtcggcGGCGGCTGCCAGCGGTGGTGGAGCGTCAGTGTCATCGTTATCGTCGTCCACGTCATCCTCAACACCACCGTCGATTCCCTCGAATGCCATCTCCTCGGTCGCTTTGTCCGAGGTTAAACAGAACTCAAACTCGCCGTACGATTTAAGAAAAAAGTCCCCACTGGCTGCGCATGATTCGGGCAGCTGGCTGGCCGGATCCAGCAGCTCCGGTGGCTCCAGTGGAACCGGTCCTTCATCATCCGGGGGGACCACTAGCTCTAGTACTAGCAGTAGTTGTCACAGTCTCCTACAATCGCATCAGTATCAATCACTGGCATACGATGGAAATGCCGCCTACATGCTTCCCGCACGGAAGCGACCCAGACGTACTTATTCTACCAGCACAGAAGCGTCGTCTTCGTCGATTGGTTCGGCATCGACTGCATGTGCTGGAATGAcaggtgctgctgctgctgctgttgctgctgcggcCGGTGGCAATCCTGTAATCACTTCCGCCAGTGCCGTGGCATCGACTCTCTGCATGCAATCAGCTGCCCATTATTTGCAGTACGAAATGCCGGACGAAGTTCTGCTGACCATCTTTTCCTATTTACTAGAGCAGGATCTGTGCCGGGTTTCACTCGTTTGCAAGCGCTTCCAGACGATCGCCAACGACACGGAACTGTGGAAACGCCTATACCAGAATGTGTACGAGTATGATATGCCACTGTTCAACCCCGAACCGTGCAAGTTTATCTTTGTCAAATCGGAAGATTCAGACTATGCCAACCCGTGGAAGGAAAGCTTCCGGCAACTGTATCGGGGAATTCACGTGCGACCAGGTTACCAAGATCGGCGTCAGCAGTGTCGAAGCATAGCCTATTTCAACACAGTCCAAGCGGCACTGGATCACGCCGACGAGAAGAACTCGGTCAACAACAGTCCCGCTGGTGTGGGAGGTGGAAGcaatagtagtagtagtagcagtAACAGTAATAGTAATGCCAACAATAGTAGTACTAGTAACAATTCCGTTGCCGGTGCTGCGGGTGGCGGCGTCGCGGTAGATGGCGACGAAAACTACCCACCGGAAAACAATGGTTCGTTGATTTTCCTACACCACGGCACGTACCGGGGTGAATTTTTGGTGATCGATTCGGACGTGGCGTTGATCGGAGCCGCTTCCGGGAACGTAGCCGAATCGATCATTCTCGAGCGGGAATCGGAATCGACGGTGATGTTTGTCGAGGGTGCCAAGCACGCGTACGTAGGGCATATGACGTTGAAGTTTTCGCCGGATGTAACGTCGACGGTGCCCCACCATAAGCACTACTGCCTGGAGGTCAGCGAGAATTGCAGTCCGACCATTGATCACTGCATCATCCGGAGTACATCCGTGG TGGGTGCGGCTGTGTGCGTTAGCGGTGTCGGTGCCAATCCGCTGATAAAGTACTGTGACATCAGCGATTGCGAGAACGTCGGTCTGTACGTGACCGATTATGCCCAGGGCACGTACGAGCATAACGAGATCAGCCGGAACGCGCTGGCCGGTATCTGGGTGAAAAACTATGCTAGTCCAATCATGCGCGAAAATCACATTCACCACGGCCGGGACGTGGGAATTTTCACCTTCGACAATGGAATG GGGTACTTTGAAAAGAACGACATTCACAACAATCGGATAGCGGGTTTCGAGGTGAAGGCTGGTGCCAATCCGACGGTGGTCAAGTGCGAGATTCACCACGGTCAAACCGGCGGTATTTACGTGCATGAGAACGGGTTGGGGCAGTTTATAGAGAATAAAATTCATTCCAATAATTTTGCGG GTGTTTGGATTACTTCCAACAGTAATCCGACGATACGGAAAAATGAAATCTACAACGGCCATCAGGGTGGAGTTTACATTTTTGGCGAAGGTCGAGGGCTGATCGAGCACAACAACATCTACGGGAACGCACTGGCCGGTATCCAGATCCGTACTACGAGCGATCCGATCGTTCGTCACAACAAAATACACCACGGTCAGCACGGTGGAATCTACGTGCACGAGAAGGGCCAGGGACTGATCGAGGAGAATGAGGTGTACGCGAATACGCTGGCGGGGGTGTGGATTACGACCGGTAGCACACCGGTCCTGAGGCGGAATCGGATTCACTCGGGCAAACAGGTTGGGGTGTACTTCTACGATAATGGCCATGGCAAGCTGGAGGATAATGACATATTCAATCATTTGTACTCCGGAGTGCAAATTCGGACGGGAAGTAATCCGGTTATACGAGGAAATAAAATTTGGGGCGGCCAGAATGGCGGTGTGTTGGTGTACAACGGAGGGCTGGGTTTGCTGGAGCAGAACGAAATATTCGACAATGCGATGGCCGGTGTGTGGATCAAGACTGATTCGAATCCCACGTTGAAGCGAAACAAGATCTACGATGGACGGGATGGTGGCATTTGTATATTCAACGGTGGCAAAGGGGTGCTCGAGGAAAATGACATATTTCGAAACACCCAGGCCGGCGTACTGATTTCCACACAGAGCCACCCCATTCTGAAGCGTAATCGGATATTTGACGGCCTGGCAGCCGGTGTGGAAATCACCAACAACGCGACGGCCACACTGGAGTTCAACCAAATTTTCAACAACAAATTTGGAGGACTGTGTCTGGCCAGCGGTGTTCAGCCGATCACGCGGggcaataaaattttcaacaaccaGGACGAGGTGGAGAAAGCCGTGTCCGGGGGACAATGCCTGTACAAGATTAGCTCGTACACGTCGTTTCCGATGCATGATTTCTACCGGTGCCACACATGCAACACGACTGACCGGAACGCGATCTGTGTGAACTGTATCAAGACGTGTCATTCGGGTCATGATGTCGAGTTCATTCGGCATGATAG ATTCTTCTGTGATTGTGGTGCTGGAACCCTCACCAACCAGTGCCAGCTACAGGGTGAGCCGACCCAGGACACCGACACGCTGTACGACTCCGCAGCGCCAATGGAATCGCATACGCTGATGGTAAACTAG